The Noviherbaspirillum saxi genome includes a window with the following:
- a CDS encoding sulfite exporter TauE/SafE family protein, which produces MELDIAAQLPWYMAYLVLGCVGGFAAGLLGIGGGMIYVPLMATLFEAQGFPSASLMHLALGTSLSTILFTSLSSLRTHHQNGNVDWGIVKSIVPGIVAGGVIGGLLASRFSTMALALTFSVFVYYSAAQMFLNAKPKPSRQLPAPAGMFGAGTVISTLSQLVGAGGGFLSVPFMTWCNVSIHRAIGTSAAVGLPIAIVGAIGYFINGAGAAGLPAGSVGYIYMPALLGVLVTSVLLAPVGARLAARLPVATLKKVFAIFLFVLATKMLFTALK; this is translated from the coding sequence ATGGAATTGGATATTGCAGCACAACTGCCATGGTATATGGCGTACTTGGTATTGGGATGCGTTGGCGGATTTGCCGCAGGCTTGCTTGGCATTGGTGGCGGCATGATTTATGTGCCGCTGATGGCAACGTTGTTTGAGGCGCAAGGATTTCCTTCGGCAAGCCTGATGCACCTGGCCCTCGGCACCTCACTGAGCACTATTCTCTTCACCTCGCTATCCAGTTTGCGGACGCATCATCAGAACGGCAATGTGGATTGGGGTATCGTCAAATCGATTGTGCCTGGCATCGTAGCCGGCGGGGTCATCGGAGGCCTGCTGGCCAGCCGGTTTTCGACAATGGCATTGGCGCTGACATTTTCTGTGTTTGTCTATTATTCAGCCGCGCAAATGTTCCTCAATGCGAAACCCAAACCATCCCGCCAGTTGCCCGCTCCGGCGGGGATGTTCGGCGCCGGTACGGTGATCAGCACACTTTCTCAACTCGTCGGCGCCGGCGGCGGATTTCTGTCGGTACCGTTCATGACTTGGTGCAATGTATCGATTCACCGTGCCATCGGCACCTCGGCCGCGGTTGGCTTGCCGATCGCTATCGTCGGCGCGATAGGTTATTTCATCAATGGCGCAGGGGCGGCCGGGTTACCGGCCGGTAGCGTCGGATATATCTATATGCCTGCTTTGCTGGGCGTGCTGGTGACCAGTGTGCTGTTGGCTCCCGTCGGCGCGCGGCTTGCCGCACGCTTGCCAGTGGCGACGCTAAAAAAGGTGTTCGCGATTTTCCTTTTTGTATTGGCGACCAAGATGCTTTTCACGGCGCTGAAATGA
- a CDS encoding TorF family putative porin — MKKMILAAAVFAACATSASAQQAAPAASDHTFTGNLTLATDYRFRGISQTFGKPAIQGGFDYAHSSGFYVGNWNSNVSGNQYPDGASIEMDLYGGYKFEVMPDLTADIGLLKYYYPGVRIGGIKADALELYVGATYKWFSAKYSHAVSDEYFGFTNADGSYYLDLNANFEVADKTTLGFHVGRQKFKNSGAFNYTDYKLGVARDVGFATVGLALVGSNADSAVYTVSNTSGTKRKDVSKNTVVLSLSKTF; from the coding sequence ATGAAAAAAATGATTCTTGCTGCCGCGGTCTTCGCTGCTTGTGCGACGTCTGCCTCGGCACAGCAAGCCGCCCCGGCAGCTTCCGATCATACCTTTACCGGTAACCTGACTCTCGCAACGGATTATCGTTTCCGCGGCATTTCCCAGACTTTCGGCAAGCCGGCAATCCAGGGCGGTTTCGACTATGCGCACAGCAGCGGTTTCTATGTCGGTAACTGGAATTCCAATGTCAGCGGCAACCAATATCCCGATGGCGCCAGCATTGAGATGGACCTGTACGGCGGCTACAAGTTTGAAGTCATGCCGGACCTGACCGCCGATATCGGCTTGCTGAAATACTACTATCCCGGCGTTCGTATCGGCGGTATCAAGGCCGATGCGCTGGAGCTCTACGTCGGCGCGACCTACAAGTGGTTCTCGGCGAAGTATAGCCATGCAGTCAGCGACGAATACTTCGGCTTCACCAATGCCGATGGTTCCTATTATCTGGACCTGAACGCCAACTTTGAAGTCGCCGACAAGACTACGCTGGGCTTCCACGTCGGTCGCCAGAAGTTCAAGAACTCCGGCGCGTTCAACTATACCGACTACAAGCTTGGCGTCGCACGCGACGTCGGCTTTGCCACAGTCGGCCTGGCCCTGGTCGGTTCCAATGCCGATTCCGCTGTGTATACCGTTTCCAACACCAGCGGCACCAAGCGGAAAGACGTGAGCAAGAATACCGTCGTGCTGTCGCTCTCCAAGACTTTCTAA
- a CDS encoding IS4 family transposase: MLADALTLLLDAQDAPDWARLGAHLPYEWIAQAVAETGRASLRHRRLPAEQVVWLVVALALYRHQSISEVIDALDLALPAVQAPFVSKSAVAQARQRLGEAPLKWLFQTSARAWSSQDKNAYLFKGLSLLAMDGTTLRTADSPANREHFGAQSYASGAVASYPQVRGVTLTAIPTHLVVDAAFGRYDSNEMLYAKTLVPGIPDHTLTVFDKGFLAAEILCGLTANGQNRHFLIPAKGNTQWEVVEGTPEDAIVQMRVSPQARNKSPTLPQFWRARAIAAIDPQGRKKVLLTSLTDRQRFKASEIVACYGRRWQIETSYRELKQSMMGRALTLRSKTVEGVQQEIWGALTAYNLIRVEIAKAALEANCAPTEISFVRAFHTIQYELRWAAVTRAQGKLPALLQRLRQRLVSILNEKRPGRRCDRVVKSTPKRYAVRVLKKVLI; encoded by the coding sequence ATGCTTGCCGACGCCCTGACCCTGCTGCTGGATGCACAAGACGCGCCCGACTGGGCGCGGTTGGGCGCGCATTTACCGTACGAGTGGATTGCGCAGGCTGTCGCAGAAACCGGCAGGGCCAGCCTCCGACATCGGCGCTTGCCGGCCGAACAGGTCGTGTGGCTGGTCGTCGCGCTGGCCTTGTATCGCCACCAATCGATTAGCGAGGTGATCGACGCACTCGATCTGGCGCTGCCGGCTGTGCAGGCACCGTTCGTGAGCAAGAGCGCGGTGGCGCAAGCACGCCAGCGACTGGGGGAAGCGCCGCTGAAATGGCTGTTCCAGACGTCGGCGCGGGCGTGGAGCAGCCAGGACAAGAATGCTTACCTGTTCAAGGGATTGAGTCTGTTGGCAATGGACGGGACGACCTTGCGAACAGCGGATAGCCCCGCCAATCGGGAACACTTTGGCGCCCAATCGTATGCCAGTGGCGCGGTGGCGAGCTACCCGCAAGTGCGCGGGGTAACACTGACGGCTATTCCCACCCACCTGGTGGTCGATGCCGCCTTCGGCCGGTACGATAGCAATGAAATGCTGTACGCAAAGACGCTGGTGCCGGGCATCCCGGATCATACGCTGACAGTGTTCGACAAGGGCTTTCTGGCCGCGGAAATCCTGTGCGGGCTCACGGCCAACGGACAGAACCGGCACTTCCTGATACCGGCCAAAGGCAACACCCAATGGGAAGTGGTCGAAGGCACACCGGAAGATGCGATCGTGCAGATGCGCGTGTCGCCGCAGGCCCGCAACAAGTCGCCCACGTTGCCCCAATTCTGGCGTGCACGCGCCATTGCAGCAATTGATCCGCAAGGCCGCAAAAAAGTGCTGCTGACCTCGCTGACCGACCGCCAACGCTTCAAGGCGAGCGAGATCGTCGCTTGCTACGGCCGCCGCTGGCAGATTGAAACGAGCTATCGTGAACTCAAGCAATCGATGATGGGGAGGGCACTGACCCTGCGCAGCAAGACCGTAGAAGGCGTCCAGCAAGAGATCTGGGGGGCGCTCACCGCCTACAACCTGATCCGAGTGGAAATTGCGAAAGCCGCATTGGAAGCCAACTGCGCGCCTACCGAAATCAGTTTCGTGCGCGCATTTCACACGATCCAATATGAACTGCGCTGGGCCGCTGTCACCCGCGCCCAGGGAAAACTGCCGGCCTTACTGCAGCGGCTGCGCCAGCGTCTCGTCAGCATCCTCAATGAAAAACGACCCGGGCGCCGGTGCGACCGAGTCGTTAAGTCAACGCCAAAACGTTATGCCGTTCGGGTGCTCAAGAAAGTCCTTATCTGA
- a CDS encoding putative bifunctional diguanylate cyclase/phosphodiesterase encodes MAADIALYERRLTREISARKQAEALLEQKSLELFAREAQERKLAELALRESEERYQLLVELSPDAILIEAGGRFIFANAAAVRLFRAQEPADLLGYRMLTLAAPSCRADVEAAVRDLVQGRFCPTVEEQAVRFDGTIVDVAVTRLAFDYRNKPAIQIVARDISERKRLETQLNYLATHDTVTGLPNRMLLMDRLRQMIMDAKRRHDQFVVSFIDLDRFKWVNDSLGHEAGDTLLKIMSRRMSSCLRESDTVARIGGDEFVLLTQDAGNREQTMQMLGRVMAAVSMPLTLDGHEVAVTCSLGCSTYPDDGQDAEALLKCADAAMYRAKEMGRNKVQIYDMELRSQTDKRVRLETDLRHAVERGELVLHYQPQVDLQDGSIVGVEALLRWQHPELGSIAPAGFIPIAEDSGLIVPIGEWVIHQACMQNKAWQQAGLPPIRVAVNLSPKQLSAPGLIDFIAQCLSTSGLDPSHLELELTESASMDDPDTIIPLMHKLKTLGVRLSIDDFGTGYSNMQYLKNFPVDSLKMDGSFVREITTDSRSLAIADAIVAMAHRLGLQVVAEMAETEDQVMLLASHGCDHVQGYYFSRPVGAAECAELLHAARLPLPEKRRWQCTVPGRLPVPSRKAVKVA; translated from the coding sequence ATGGCCGCGGATATCGCGCTGTACGAGCGTCGGCTGACACGAGAAATCAGCGCCCGCAAGCAGGCGGAGGCACTGCTCGAACAAAAGAGCCTGGAACTTTTTGCCAGGGAGGCGCAAGAACGGAAGCTGGCGGAGCTGGCCTTGCGAGAAAGCGAAGAACGCTACCAGTTACTGGTGGAGTTGTCACCGGATGCCATCCTGATTGAAGCCGGGGGGCGATTTATCTTTGCCAACGCAGCGGCTGTGCGCCTGTTCCGGGCGCAAGAGCCAGCTGATCTGCTGGGCTATCGGATGCTCACGCTTGCCGCCCCAAGTTGTCGGGCCGACGTGGAGGCGGCGGTCCGCGACCTGGTGCAAGGGAGATTTTGTCCGACTGTTGAAGAGCAAGCGGTTCGATTCGATGGAACGATCGTGGATGTTGCGGTGACGCGTCTCGCATTCGACTATCGAAACAAGCCCGCAATCCAGATAGTGGCGCGCGATATTTCCGAGCGCAAGCGCCTCGAAACGCAGCTCAATTACCTGGCCACGCATGACACAGTGACTGGATTGCCAAACCGCATGCTGTTGATGGATCGCCTGCGTCAAATGATCATGGACGCGAAACGCCGACACGACCAATTTGTCGTGTCCTTCATCGATCTGGATCGCTTCAAGTGGGTCAATGACAGTCTGGGCCACGAAGCAGGCGACACGCTGCTTAAAATCATGTCCCGCAGAATGTCCAGCTGCCTGCGCGAGTCCGACACGGTCGCGCGCATCGGCGGAGATGAATTCGTCCTTCTCACACAGGATGCCGGCAATCGGGAACAGACCATGCAAATGTTGGGCCGTGTGATGGCTGCGGTGTCCATGCCCTTGACCCTCGATGGTCATGAAGTGGCTGTCACCTGCAGTTTGGGCTGCAGCACCTATCCGGATGATGGGCAGGACGCCGAAGCGCTGCTCAAGTGCGCCGATGCCGCGATGTACAGGGCAAAGGAAATGGGGCGTAACAAAGTGCAGATTTATGACATGGAATTGCGTAGCCAGACCGACAAGAGAGTGAGGCTGGAAACCGATCTGCGCCATGCGGTCGAACGCGGAGAATTGGTTCTCCACTATCAACCGCAGGTCGATCTGCAGGATGGCAGCATTGTGGGGGTGGAAGCATTGCTGCGTTGGCAGCACCCCGAGCTCGGCAGCATCGCGCCTGCCGGCTTCATTCCCATTGCCGAAGATAGCGGCCTCATCGTACCTATCGGCGAGTGGGTGATCCATCAGGCCTGCATGCAAAACAAAGCTTGGCAACAAGCCGGCCTTCCACCGATACGGGTGGCCGTGAACTTGTCCCCGAAACAGTTAAGTGCTCCCGGACTGATAGACTTCATCGCCCAATGTCTGTCCACCAGCGGGCTCGATCCCTCCCACCTGGAGCTGGAGCTCACGGAAAGCGCGTCGATGGACGATCCCGACACGATCATCCCGCTCATGCACAAGCTGAAGACCCTAGGCGTGAGGCTGTCGATCGACGACTTCGGCACCGGTTATTCGAATATGCAGTATTTGAAAAACTTCCCGGTGGATAGCCTCAAGATGGATGGTTCCTTCGTCAGGGAGATCACGACCGATTCACGCAGCCTCGCCATCGCCGACGCGATTGTCGCCATGGCGCATCGGCTCGGTCTGCAGGTGGTCGCCGAAATGGCGGAAACCGAAGACCAGGTTATGCTGCTCGCGTCGCATGGCTGCGACCACGTACAGGGCTATTATTTCAGTCGTCCGGTAGGCGCTGCTGAGTGTGCGGAGCTGTTGCATGCCGCTCGCCTGCCTCTTCCTGAAAAGCGCAGATGGCAATGCACTGTACCGGGCAGATTGCCAGTGCCTTCACGTAAGGCTGTAAAAGTCGCTTAG
- a CDS encoding YifB family Mg chelatase-like AAA ATPase: MSLAVLKSRALSGMQAPEVTVEVHLANGIPSFTIVGLPETEVKESKDRVRAALQNARFEFPARRITVNLAPADLPKESGRFDLPIALGILAASEQMPGDELAKYEFAGELSLSGELRPIRGALAMTYAMHRAADRSGKQRAFILPRANADEAGLVADAAIYPAESLLQVCAHFASRGSDARLARHRAEAAPARPTYPDFADVKGQLQAKRALEIAASGGHSVLMAGPPGTGKSMLAQRFPGILPQMTDDEALESAAVQSLTSGFSIARWKARPYRAPHHTASGVALVGGGSSPRPGEISLAHRGVLFLDELPEFDRKVLEVLREPLESGHITISRAAKQADFPARFQLIAAMNPCPCGYLGHTANRCRCTPDQVARYQDKISGPLLDRIDMQIQVTALPHEDLLKQADGEPSQRITERVERAFALQLQRQGKGNHALSTAEIDLHCKPDEAGEQILRTAMTRLHWSARAYHRVLKVARTIADLAGAATIGQAHIAEAIQYRRALREH; this comes from the coding sequence ATGAGTCTTGCTGTCTTGAAAAGCCGCGCCCTGTCCGGCATGCAGGCGCCGGAAGTCACCGTCGAAGTTCACCTTGCCAATGGCATACCCTCTTTCACGATCGTCGGCTTGCCTGAAACAGAAGTAAAGGAATCGAAGGACAGGGTCAGGGCCGCCTTGCAAAACGCCCGCTTCGAATTCCCGGCGCGGCGCATCACCGTCAACCTCGCGCCGGCCGACCTGCCCAAGGAGTCCGGCCGCTTCGACCTGCCGATCGCGCTGGGCATCCTGGCTGCCTCCGAACAGATGCCCGGCGACGAACTTGCCAAATATGAATTTGCGGGTGAGCTCTCGCTGTCGGGAGAGTTGCGGCCGATTCGCGGCGCGCTGGCGATGACTTATGCGATGCACCGCGCGGCCGACAGGTCCGGCAAGCAACGCGCATTCATCCTGCCGCGCGCCAATGCAGACGAGGCCGGACTGGTCGCCGACGCAGCCATCTATCCGGCGGAATCGTTGTTACAGGTGTGTGCACACTTCGCTTCGCGCGGCAGCGATGCCCGACTCGCACGGCATCGCGCCGAAGCGGCGCCGGCGCGTCCGACTTATCCGGACTTCGCCGACGTTAAAGGACAGTTGCAGGCCAAGCGCGCGTTGGAAATCGCGGCATCCGGCGGACATAGTGTCTTGATGGCCGGCCCGCCGGGTACCGGCAAATCGATGCTGGCGCAGCGCTTCCCCGGCATCCTGCCGCAGATGACCGACGACGAAGCGCTGGAGTCGGCCGCCGTGCAATCGCTGACCAGCGGCTTTTCGATTGCGCGCTGGAAGGCTCGGCCTTACCGCGCGCCGCACCATACCGCCTCCGGCGTGGCGCTGGTCGGCGGCGGCAGCTCACCCCGTCCGGGTGAAATCTCGCTTGCGCATCGCGGCGTCTTGTTTCTCGATGAACTGCCGGAATTCGACAGAAAAGTGCTGGAAGTGTTGCGTGAACCGCTAGAGTCCGGGCATATCACGATCTCGCGTGCGGCGAAGCAGGCTGATTTTCCCGCCCGCTTTCAATTGATCGCGGCGATGAACCCCTGCCCCTGCGGTTATCTGGGTCACACCGCCAATCGCTGTCGCTGCACGCCGGATCAGGTTGCCCGATACCAGGACAAGATTTCCGGTCCGCTGCTCGATCGCATCGACATGCAGATTCAGGTCACCGCGTTGCCGCATGAGGACTTGCTGAAGCAAGCCGACGGCGAACCGTCGCAGCGCATCACGGAACGCGTCGAACGCGCCTTCGCACTGCAGTTGCAGCGACAAGGCAAGGGCAACCATGCATTGTCGACTGCCGAGATCGATCTGCATTGCAAGCCCGACGAGGCGGGCGAGCAGATATTGCGTACTGCGATGACGAGACTGCACTGGTCGGCGCGCGCGTATCACCGCGTGCTCAAGGTCGCACGCACGATTGCCGACTTGGCGGGCGCAGCCACGATCGGGCAGGCACATATCGCCGAAGCGATTCAGTACCGGCGCGCACTACGCGAACATTAA
- a CDS encoding gamma-glutamyltransferase family protein: protein MLPFDWTFPYPSQKMPLLAANAVSTSQPLAAQAGLRMLYEGGNAIDSAIATAIALTVVEPVMNGIGGDMFALVWHEGQLYGLNSSGRAPARWTPEYFAGRERMPSVGWDTVTVPGQVAGWKALSARFGKLPFARLFAPAIEYAEQGFQVSPQIARQWAAQVPVLAEQPGFAKAFLRDGKAPQAGERWRFPEQAATLQKIAESDGESFYKGDLAARIVAFAEETGGAMRADDLAQHTPNWVTPLSQNFRGYTLHEIPPNGQGLAALIGLGILDRFDLEGMGRDSAAFYHVGIEAMKLAFADLHRHVSDPATMQCDPKSFLDPSYLAERAALIDLQRASTPEAGMPKTGGTVYLASADAGGSMVSFIQSNYRGFGSGVVVPGTGIALHNRGEGFNLKPGHANCVGPRKQPMHTIIPGFVTRNGAPVMAFGVMGGSMQAQGHVQMMARLAAFGQNPQAMSDAPRFRVENGPVVNVESHLPQDVVASLRAMGHRVEVAPAQSLEFGSAQLIYKAEHGYVAASDSRRDGQAVGF from the coding sequence ATGTTGCCTTTCGACTGGACCTTCCCCTATCCCTCCCAGAAAATGCCGCTGCTTGCCGCCAACGCGGTCAGCACCAGCCAACCGCTCGCGGCGCAAGCGGGCCTGCGCATGCTTTACGAAGGCGGCAACGCCATCGATAGCGCAATCGCCACCGCCATCGCCCTGACGGTGGTGGAGCCGGTGATGAACGGCATCGGCGGGGACATGTTTGCGCTGGTCTGGCACGAAGGCCAGCTCTACGGTCTCAACTCCAGCGGGCGCGCGCCTGCCCGCTGGACGCCGGAATATTTCGCCGGCCGCGAGCGCATGCCTTCGGTAGGGTGGGATACCGTCACGGTACCGGGCCAGGTGGCCGGCTGGAAGGCGCTGTCGGCGCGCTTCGGCAAGCTGCCATTCGCGCGGTTGTTCGCACCGGCGATCGAGTACGCCGAGCAGGGCTTCCAGGTGTCGCCGCAGATCGCGCGCCAATGGGCGGCCCAGGTGCCGGTGCTGGCGGAGCAGCCGGGTTTTGCGAAGGCCTTTCTGCGCGACGGCAAGGCCCCGCAGGCTGGAGAGCGCTGGCGTTTCCCGGAGCAGGCCGCCACGCTCCAAAAGATCGCGGAAAGCGATGGCGAGAGCTTCTACAAAGGCGATCTGGCGGCGCGGATTGTCGCCTTCGCCGAAGAGACCGGCGGCGCAATGCGCGCCGACGACTTGGCGCAGCATACGCCCAACTGGGTGACGCCGCTGTCGCAGAATTTCCGCGGCTATACGCTGCATGAGATCCCGCCGAACGGGCAGGGGCTGGCCGCGCTGATCGGGCTCGGCATCCTCGACCGTTTCGACCTGGAGGGAATGGGGCGTGACAGCGCCGCCTTCTATCACGTGGGCATCGAGGCAATGAAACTCGCGTTTGCCGACCTGCACCGGCACGTGTCGGATCCTGCCACCATGCAGTGCGACCCGAAGTCCTTCCTCGATCCTTCCTACCTGGCCGAGCGCGCGGCGCTGATCGACCTGCAGCGCGCAAGCACACCGGAGGCCGGGATGCCCAAGACGGGCGGCACCGTCTACCTCGCATCGGCTGACGCCGGCGGCTCGATGGTGTCGTTCATTCAGTCCAACTACCGCGGCTTCGGCTCCGGCGTGGTGGTGCCGGGCACCGGGATCGCACTCCACAACCGCGGCGAGGGCTTCAACCTCAAGCCCGGCCATGCCAACTGCGTAGGCCCGCGCAAGCAGCCCATGCACACCATCATCCCCGGCTTTGTGACCCGCAACGGCGCGCCTGTCATGGCCTTCGGCGTGATGGGAGGCTCCATGCAGGCGCAGGGCCATGTGCAGATGATGGCGCGCCTGGCGGCCTTCGGCCAAAACCCGCAGGCGATGAGCGATGCGCCGCGCTTCCGGGTCGAAAACGGGCCGGTGGTCAACGTCGAGTCCCATCTGCCGCAGGACGTGGTGGCCAGCCTGCGGGCGATGGGACATCGCGTCGAGGTGGCGCCGGCGCAAAGCCTGGAGTTCGGTTCCGCCCAGTTGATCTACAAGGCGGAGCACGGGTATGTCGCTGCCTCCGATTCGCGCCGCGACGGCCAGGCGGTCGGCTTCTAA
- a CDS encoding accessory factor UbiK family protein: MNKNDFFNDLQSKINQAIENSPMKDVEKNVKAMMTQGFSKLDLVTREEFDIQAQVLAKTRAKLEALEARVAELEVQLKKP; this comes from the coding sequence ATGAACAAGAACGATTTTTTTAATGATCTGCAAAGCAAGATCAACCAGGCCATCGAGAATTCACCGATGAAGGACGTTGAAAAGAACGTCAAGGCAATGATGACGCAGGGTTTTTCCAAGCTCGATCTGGTGACGCGAGAAGAGTTTGATATTCAGGCACAGGTATTGGCAAAGACCCGTGCCAAGCTGGAAGCGCTGGAAGCTCGGGTAGCCGAACTGGAAGTCCAGCTCAAAAAACCGTAA
- a CDS encoding heme NO-binding domain-containing protein: MKGIVFREFINMVEESFSPDMADKIISSSKLTTAGAYTSVGNYDHREIVELVSHLSAATGTSVPDLLRAFGEHLFGRFAVLYPSHFAAQVSAFEFISILDNKIHVEVQKLYPDAELPQFQHEFPTPDRMVVVYTSKRPFADLAEGLIRGCINYFGGGISLTRENLPCDEGAHTRFALTR, from the coding sequence ATGAAGGGAATTGTATTCCGTGAGTTTATCAACATGGTTGAAGAGAGTTTTTCTCCTGACATGGCCGATAAAATCATTAGCTCGTCCAAATTGACGACAGCAGGCGCATATACCTCGGTGGGCAATTATGATCATCGTGAAATCGTCGAGCTCGTCAGCCACTTAAGCGCAGCGACCGGGACTTCCGTACCTGATCTGCTGCGCGCGTTTGGCGAGCACCTGTTCGGGCGTTTCGCGGTACTGTATCCCTCCCACTTTGCCGCACAAGTTTCCGCCTTCGAATTCATCAGCATCCTCGACAACAAGATCCATGTCGAAGTGCAGAAGCTCTATCCTGATGCCGAACTGCCGCAATTCCAGCATGAATTTCCGACGCCAGACCGCATGGTGGTTGTATACACGTCGAAGCGGCCCTTCGCCGACTTGGCCGAAGGCTTGATCCGGGGCTGCATCAATTATTTTGGTGGGGGAATTAGCCTGACGCGCGAGAACCTGCCATGCGACGAGGGCGCCCATACCCGTTTCGCTCTGACGAGATAA
- a CDS encoding ammonium transporter, with protein sequence MKKLIASFLATSTLLFAVGFAQPTLAADAPAATSEPIVLAQATAPAADAAAPAAAAPAATAPAAAATPAEAAAPAAAPVPNKGDTAWMMMATVLVILMTIPGLALFYGGLVRTKNMLSILMQVFMIFSMIVVLWAIYGYSLAFTEGGSFIGSFDRLFLKGITPESVAATFSKGIVIPEFVFVAFQATFAAITCGLIVGAFAERIKFSAALLFIVLWFTFSYLPIAHMVWFWPGPDAYVDAAAAEKATAVSGWLFQKGALDFAGGTVVHINAAIAGLVGAYVIGKRIGYGKESMAPHSLTLTMVGASMLWVGWFGFNAGSALEAGGTAALALVNTLLATAAATLSWSFGEWMGKGKPSMLGAASGAVAGLVAITPAAGFVGVMGGLVIGLLSGIICLWGVNGLKRMLGADDSLDVFGVHGVGGILGALLTGVFAAPSLGGTGIYDYVANKVAAEYSIAGQVWIQFQGVLTTVIWSGVVAFIAYKVVDLIVGLRVPEEEEREGLDISSHGESAYHS encoded by the coding sequence ATGAAAAAATTAATTGCAAGCTTCCTGGCGACCAGCACGCTGCTGTTCGCGGTCGGCTTTGCGCAGCCAACGCTGGCTGCAGACGCCCCCGCGGCAACGTCCGAACCGATCGTGCTGGCGCAGGCAACTGCCCCGGCCGCCGATGCCGCAGCGCCGGCAGCAGCAGCTCCGGCTGCGACCGCACCCGCCGCCGCAGCAACACCGGCCGAAGCGGCAGCACCGGCCGCCGCACCCGTCCCTAACAAGGGCGACACCGCATGGATGATGATGGCCACCGTACTGGTCATCCTGATGACGATTCCTGGCCTCGCCCTGTTCTACGGCGGCCTGGTGCGCACCAAGAACATGCTGTCGATCCTGATGCAGGTGTTCATGATCTTCTCGATGATCGTGGTGTTGTGGGCCATTTACGGCTACTCGCTCGCGTTCACGGAAGGCGGCAGCTTCATCGGTTCGTTCGATCGCCTGTTCCTGAAAGGCATCACGCCGGAATCGGTCGCCGCGACCTTCAGCAAGGGCATCGTGATTCCCGAGTTTGTGTTCGTCGCGTTCCAGGCAACCTTTGCAGCGATCACTTGCGGCCTGATCGTCGGCGCATTCGCCGAACGCATCAAGTTCTCGGCTGCGCTGCTGTTCATCGTACTGTGGTTCACCTTCTCCTACCTGCCGATTGCGCACATGGTCTGGTTCTGGCCTGGTCCGGATGCCTATGTCGACGCAGCCGCTGCCGAAAAGGCGACAGCTGTTTCCGGCTGGCTGTTCCAGAAGGGCGCGCTTGACTTCGCTGGCGGTACTGTGGTCCACATCAATGCCGCGATCGCCGGTCTGGTCGGTGCTTATGTGATCGGCAAGCGTATCGGCTACGGCAAGGAATCGATGGCACCGCACTCGCTGACGCTGACCATGGTCGGTGCATCGATGCTGTGGGTCGGCTGGTTCGGTTTCAACGCCGGTTCGGCGCTCGAAGCAGGCGGCACCGCTGCGCTCGCACTGGTCAATACCTTGCTGGCAACAGCTGCGGCAACCCTGTCCTGGAGCTTCGGCGAATGGATGGGCAAGGGCAAGCCTTCGATGCTGGGTGCGGCTTCGGGGGCGGTTGCAGGTCTGGTCGCGATTACTCCCGCAGCCGGCTTCGTCGGCGTCATGGGTGGCCTGGTAATCGGCCTGCTGTCCGGTATCATCTGCCTGTGGGGTGTCAATGGCCTCAAGCGCATGCTGGGTGCGGATGACTCGCTTGACGTGTTCGGCGTGCACGGCGTCGGCGGTATCCTCGGCGCGCTGCTGACCGGCGTATTCGCGGCTCCTTCGCTGGGCGGCACAGGCATCTATGACTACGTTGCCAACAAGGTTGCCGCAGAGTACTCGATCGCAGGCCAAGTCTGGATCCAGTTCCAGGGCGTGCTGACCACGGTGATCTGGTCTGGCGTTGTGGCCTTCATCGCCTACAAGGTGGTTGACCTGATCGTCGGTCTGCGTGTGCCGGAAGAAGAAGAGCGCGAAGGCCTCGACATCTCCAGCCACGGCGAATCGGCTTACCACTCGTAA
- a CDS encoding P-II family nitrogen regulator has translation MKLITAIIKPFKLDEVRESLSAIGVQGITVTEVKGFGRQKGHTELYRGAEYVVDFLPKTKIEAAVDDAIVDRAIEAIESAARTGKIGDGKIFVYDLQQVVRIRTGETGKEAL, from the coding sequence ATGAAACTGATCACCGCCATCATTAAACCGTTCAAACTGGACGAAGTGCGCGAATCTCTTTCGGCGATCGGCGTGCAGGGCATTACCGTCACCGAAGTCAAGGGGTTCGGCCGTCAGAAGGGCCACACCGAGCTGTATCGCGGCGCGGAATATGTCGTCGACTTCCTGCCCAAGACCAAGATCGAGGCAGCCGTGGACGACGCTATCGTCGATCGCGCGATCGAAGCAATTGAAAGCGCGGCACGCACCGGCAAGATCGGCGACGGCAAGATTTTTGTCTACGACCTGCAGCAAGTCGTCCGTATCCGTACCGGCGAGACCGGCAAAGAAGCCCTCTAA